A genome region from Coffea arabica cultivar ET-39 chromosome 7e, Coffea Arabica ET-39 HiFi, whole genome shotgun sequence includes the following:
- the LOC140011456 gene encoding bZIP transcription factor 44-like produces MSCTSGNSSGPSQIQNSGSDEDPQQIMDLRKRKRMISNRESARRSRMKKQKHLDDMMAQVNQVKNENNQILTNINLTNQLYLNIESENSVLRAQLAELSHRLQSLNDIINCLNATTNSPVLETQDSAFDYQMMSAFDHDFFNPWNLLSVNQPIMASPDVLMY; encoded by the coding sequence ATGTCTTGTACCAGCGGAAATTCATCAGGGCCAAGCCAGATTCAGAATTCGGGGTCCGATGAAGATCCCCAACAAATTATGGACCTAAGAAAACGCAAAAGAATGATATCCAACCGGGAATCTGCTAGGCGATCAAGGATGAAGAAACAGAAGCACTTGGATGATATGATGGCCCAGGTGAATCAAGTGAAGAACGAGAATAATCAAATTCTCACCAATATCAACCTTACAAATCAGCTTTATCTGAACATTGAATCTGAAAATTCTGTCCTAAGAGCTCAGCTGGCTGAACTCAGCCACAGGCTACAGTCCCTCAATGATATCATTAACTGCTTGAATGCTACAACGAATTCACCAGTTCTTGAAACACAGGACTCTGCTTTTGATTATCAGATGATGAGTGCTTTTGATCATGATTTCTTCAACCCCTGGAATTTACTCAGTGTAAATCAGCCCATCATGGCTTCTCCAGATGTTCTCATGTACTGA